The region CAGTTTGAAGGGATTAGTTTTCCGACTCATATATTCTCCGTAGCCTGCGGTTGTTCCCCGGCTTTTACTTCAACTTCGCGATGAAAAAATCTGCGAACCTGCGGATGCTCCGATTCATCGCGTAAGATTCTCGGGTCACCTTGAGCAATAATTCCGCGAGTATTTTTGTCCAGCATGATCACCCGGTCCGCAACAGAAAAAATAGATTGAAGCTCATGGGTTACAATCACAAATGTTACCCCCAGAGAGCGGGAGAGGCTGCGGATAAGCTCGTCCAGTTCTGCTGAAGTTACAGGATCAAGCCCGGCTGACGGCTCATCAAGAAAAAGTATTTTAGGGTCCAGAGCCATGGCCCGGGCAATTGCTCCGCGCTTCAGCATACCGCCTGAAAGTTCTGAGGGCATCTTATCTGCGGATGTCTCCAGCCCGACAAGCGAAAGCTTCATCCGCGCAACATAATCCATGGCTTCACGGGGCATGGAAGTGAACTCTTCCAATGGCAACCGTACATTCTCCAGCAGAGTCATGGAACCGAACAACGCCCCCATTTGATACATAACCCCGATGCGCTGCAAAATTTCAAGACGTTTATCGCCATACGCTGAACCGATATCGTCGCCATCAATCAGGATCTGCCCATTAGCAGGCGGGTAAAGTCCGATCATATGCTTGAGCACGGTGCTTTTGCCGCAGCCGGAACCGCCTAGAATAATAAAAATCTCACCCTTTCTGACGTCAAAGGAAATTTTATCGATGATGACAGCTTCACCGTACGAACAGGTCAGCTCACGAACGTTAATTATATTATTGGCGGTTTGATTCAATTATATACCCGCCAGAAAAAATATTACCGCAAAAATACCATCAAAAACAGCTATCAATATAATGCCGCTGACCACGGCGCTTGTGGTGGAATCACCAACCGCACTTGCCCCGGATTTGGTAACCAATCCTCGCTGGCAGC is a window of Maridesulfovibrio sp. DNA encoding:
- a CDS encoding ATP-binding cassette domain-containing protein, with product MNQTANNIINVRELTCSYGEAVIIDKISFDVRKGEIFIILGGSGCGKSTVLKHMIGLYPPANGQILIDGDDIGSAYGDKRLEILQRIGVMYQMGALFGSMTLLENVRLPLEEFTSMPREAMDYVARMKLSLVGLETSADKMPSELSGGMLKRGAIARAMALDPKILFLDEPSAGLDPVTSAELDELIRSLSRSLGVTFVIVTHELQSIFSVADRVIMLDKNTRGIIAQGDPRILRDESEHPQVRRFFHREVEVKAGEQPQATENI